Within the Natranaeroarchaeum sulfidigenes genome, the region GACGGCCAGCTGGGAGAGCGTCCCGATCCCGATGGTTGCGTCGGCCGTCCCAGTGGACTGACCGTTCACGCTATCGGCGACGCGATCGATGCTCGCACGTCCGTCCGATACAGACAGCTCGAACACGCCCTCGTTGTCCGCGACGAGCGGATCAGACACCGCCAGCGTGCACTCTATCTCTTCGGCTGGCCATTCGATCGCTTCTAGGGCCTCGACGTCGGTCAGTCGGACCATCGGTCCCGGCTCGACGGTACAGTCGATGGCTGCCGGATCCTCGACCCGGGAGAGCAGATCTGTGCCCAGCGCGCGCTCTCCGACGATCCGCTCGATCTGTGCGCCGTGACCAGAGAGAAAGTCGAACAGGGCACGATAGGCCTCTTCGTCTGCCGCGACGAACCCGCTGACCGTGAGCGTCCGCTTGTCGTCGTCACCGACGGTGTAGACCAGATAGCCCTGTAGCTGTCCGTCCCGCTCGTAGCCGTAACAGAACGGTGCGCCATCACCGGTCCAGTTCGCGAGGGTACGCTCACGCCACCACGTCTCGGAGCGTCGCAGTGCAAGCGACCGATCCCCGCTGGAACGGCGCTCGACCGCTCGTAGCTCTTTCCAGTCATCGCCGTCGATCCGTCGCATTCGCCCGGCAGTATCGGCCATCGGGAGCGCCCGCGGGGGAAGTTCGTACCGTGTCACCTTGTTGGCCGTCCCCCAGCCCATCCGTCGGTAGAACGGCGTCGAGAACGGCCAGAGAGCCACGAGACCTATCCCTCGTTTACGGTACTCCGAGAGCACCTGCAGACACAACTGGCGTCCGTAGCCCTTCCCGCGGAACTCGGGGAGCGTGGCGACCGCACCCAGTCCGCCGATCGTCGTGATCTCGTCACGGATGCGGGCCTCCGGTGTGTACAGTTTACAGCCGCTAACGAGGGTGTTGTCGTCGTACAGGCCGTACCGATCGAACAACTCGGTCTCCTCACTCTCGGTCTCCGCCGCATCGAGCGGACCGCGTTCGGGGGTGAACGCATAGCGGAGCATTGAACGGAACTGCTGGCGATCCTCGGCAGGTAGTGAGCGAAAGTCGGTCATGGAGCTCCGTTTTTCTCCGAGCCGTATCAGTGTATCCGATCCGGACCGAGGCCACCGTGTCGGCGACGGGGGGCGGTCAGTCCAGCTTCCGGTACTCGCGCGCTTCCTCGGCCCGCTCGACGACCGAGTCGAGTGTGGCTTTCCCGCTGGTCGTCTCGACGCCAGCGTTGACAGCACCCTCCAGCACGGGTGCGTCGGCGATCCGTACCTCCGCGTCGCTCATCTCGATCGCCAGCTCGGCGTTCATTACCGCGCTTCCGAGATCGACGAGGACGACGACTCCGTCCCCGTCATCGGCGCGCTCGATAGCCTCCCGGATCCGTCCCGCGTCGGTTCCGAGCCCATCGTCTTCGCCGCCCGCAGCTTCGATTCGGGCGTCACCAGCCATCTCCTGTGCGACCTCACAGACCCCTTCCGCGGCGCGGGCACTGTGTGAGACCACAACGAGTCCGATCATTCCTCCTCGCCCTCCGCTACCTCGTCGGGCATCTCCTCGGGTGCTGTTTCAGCCTCGGCAGTCGCTTCGACCTCACCGTTGAGATACGTCTGGGCGGTGGCAAGCAGTTCCTCCATGATGTACAGTGTTGACGTCGCGCCGGGGTCCTGATGGCCGACCGATCGCCAACCTAGATACGATGCCCGTCCCTTTTTCGCCCGGATCGGCGTGGTGAACTCGACGCCCCGCTCGGCGGCGTCGACCGCCTTTGCCAGCGCTTCGAGGGGCTCTAGATCGTCAGTCTCGATCGACTTCTTGTAGGTGTGGACGGCAGGCGTAAGCGCGTCGACCATCGTCTTCGATCCGATCTCCGCACCGCCACGGTCCTGAACCTTCTCCAGATACGCCTCGGCGAAGGCGACGCTGGTCTCGGCGGTGATCCCCTCCTCGGAGAACGCCTGACTTGCAGACATGATCGAGCCGCCGTAGAGCGGACCGGACGCGCCGCCGACCTCCGAGACGAGCGTGACGCCGATCGTCTTCACAAGCTCGGCGGGATCGGCCTCGTCCATGTCCTGTACTTTCTCGTTTGCCTTTCTGAACCCCCGGGTCATGTTTGCCCCGTGGTCGGCATCGCCGATCGCCGAGTCCAGGTCCGTCAGATGTGACTTCTCTTCGTCGAGCCGCGCGGTAACGTTTTCGAGTGCCTCTACGACCGCCTCTCGCTGTCGTTCCGTATCACTCATATTGAACTAGGTGGTGGGAGACCGCAAAGCGTTTGCGCCGACTATTCCGTCACTGTCAGTCCCGGTGTGTCCGCTGGCGCTGACAGCAACTCTTTGAGTTCGTCATCGACCGCACAGACAGTGATCGACGCGCCGTCCATGTCTAGTGAGGTCATGTAGTCGCCGACCCACGCGTCCCAGGTCTCCAGTCCGTGGTCGTCGATCAGCTCCTGCAGACGTTTGTTGACGACAAACAGTTCCATCAGTGGGGTACCACCCATCCCATTGACGATCGTGACGACCTCCTGGCCGTCGTCCAGGTCGAGATCGTCCAGTACGTTCTCGGTGAGATGCTCGGTGATCTCGTCGGCGCTCATGATGTCGGTTCGCTCGGTACCCGGCTCGCCGTGGATGCCGATTCCGAGTTCGATCTCGTCCTCCCCCAGATCGAACGTCGGCTCACCCTTGTCAGGGGTGATACAGGAGGTCAGCGCCGTCCCCATCGTGGCGACGTTGTCGATGACCTTCTCTGCGACACGCGTCACCTCGTCGAGGTCGGCACCCTCGGCCGCCTTCGCACCAGCCGCCTTGTGGACGAGGATCGTCCCGGCGACGCCGCGCCGACCGGACGTGTACAGCGAGTCCTCGACGGCAACATCGTCGTTGACGACGACTTGCGAGACATCGACACCCTCCATCCCCGCCATCTCCGCAGCGGTATCGAAGTTCATCACGTCGCCCTCGTAGTTTTTCACCACGGCAAGGACGCCTTCGCCGCCGTCACACGCTTCGATCATTGACCCAAGCTGGTCCGCGGTCGGCGACGTGAACACCTCTCCGGCCGCTGCGCCATCGAGCATTCCGTCCCCAATGAAGCCACCGTGTGTCGGTTCGTGACCGCTTCCCCCGCCCGAGACGATCCCTACCTTCCCGTCGACAGGCGCGTCCGCTCGAACGAGCACTTCAGCATCGTCGAGCCGCCGGAGTCGATCAGGGTACGCCGCTACCATTCCGTCGAGCATCTCGTCGACGACGTCTTCCGGGTCGTTGATGAGCTTCTTCATAGTTCATAGTGTACTTTATTCGGAGAGATTAAATATGTGCGTGCTCGTTCTGGGGAGATATATAGAGGAGCTGTATGTATCGATCCCTGTCATCCGAGGTAGAACCTGTTGGAGATAATTAGCTTGCCTCGGAAGGATCGAAATCCCGGCCAAAAAACGTGTTGAGTGCCATTTTCGCCCCGATATACGATCCGACAACAACAATTACAAATCCGATCACGATATTGAGGGCAAGTTCAACTATCATATGACAGATATACAGTCGAGCAAAAAAAAGACTTCATCGGTTCGATAGGCTCATGTAGTGAACGAATGGTTCTCATCTTGGGCTTCAACGGACCCTAACAGACACAGATCGATCGCGAAATACCGATGCCTTACAGGCAGAGCAGGGCGAGTGCGTCGGGGTTTACCGCACACTCACTCGCTTATAAACTTGTTATCCCGCCAGTTGACGCCACCGCCGTTCGAGTCGTTGTCGCCCGCACCCTCGACGACTTCGATCGAACTCGGGCGGGGGTCGCCGTCGACGATTCGCGTCGCTTCGAGGTCGCCGTCCCGTTCGGTGATCGCAGTGAGCGTCCCCTTTTCGGATTCCTTGGCGATCTCACAGAGTACCTGGAACATCTCGTACTGCAGGGTCGTGTTCTGCAGAACGGTTTCGCGATCCCCTTTGAACGCAGCAAACTCGACGAGTTCGGACTCGGGTTCGTCCTCTTCTTCGTCACCCCACTGTGGGCCGCTCTTTCGTCGACGCACCTCCTCGGGTTCTTCGTACACGCGGTTTTCCGTTACGCTCGCTTTCAACTGTGCCGTCGGAGTGTACTTGCTCAACGACTTGTCGGTCGCCACCGCTTTCAGAATGAGCGTGTTGTTCCGACGGGTGATATCTACGTCGTCGATACCGTCGGGCAGTGATGGGTCGTCGAAGAAGTCGTGGACGTCTTCGAGTGGCAGTTCCAGTGTCGAGTGGAGCCGATAAACGTGGCTGGAATTGTCTGTTGACATGATTGTGTCGAGGGGGTACGACGGCCGCTCGGTTACCTGTATCTACGGCCCCACGGCTTATATGGCCTTTCGTTTCCTTCTTTCGCACCTTACCGAAAGGAACAATCGGGCACGGACCAAAGAAAAGCAGTTATCCCACCGGATCGAGAACTGGCTGCCATGAGCACGCACGAGAACATGCAACAGCTAGTCGATAGCGGAGTAATCGCGGTGCTGCGCGGCGTCGACGAAGCGGACGTCGAACAGGTAGCCGAAGCCCTGATCGAGGGCGGCGTGACGACGCTCGAAGTTACCGCCGACACGCCGGGTGCGATCGACATGATCGGCGATCTCGCAGCGGCATACGAGGATCGCGAGGACGTCCTCATCGGTGCCGGGACAGTGCTCGACGCCGAAACAGCACGGTCCGCCCTGCTCGCCGGTGCGGAGTTCGTCGTCTGCCCGAGCTTTCACGAGGACGTCGTCGAGACCTGCAATCGCTACGGTGCGGTCGTCGCGCCGGGCGTCGCCACTCCCACCGAAGCGATCGAAGCCTACGAAACTGGCGCGGATCTCGTGAAGCTGTTCCCCGCCTCGGATCTCGGCGCGAGCTATCTTGGCAGTATCAAGGGACCACTCGGCCAGATCCCGATCGTCCCGACCGGCGGTATCGGGCCGGATAACGCCGGAGAGTTCATCGAGGCCGGTGCCTGCGCCGTCGGTGCTGGCGGGTCGCTGATCGACGCCGAAGCGATAGAAGCTGGCAAGTACGACGTACTCACCGAAAACGCAGAAGCGCTCGTTGCTGCAGTCGAAGACGCCCGATAGCCCGCAGAAGACTGCGCCTGTTCAGCGCATATAAAGCGCTAGTATATGTGCCCCAATCCTCACTGACGATCAGTGCAATTTCTGTATTGTGCAACAGAGCCCACTACTCGGATTGGGTACCACCGACCCGAACGATGCTGTCCAGCCTCCGGACTACACAGAGCCGCGCATGACGAGTCGAGGAAGGTGGCATGTCTGTACTTGATTCGAGCCGAAGTCCGGGGCCAATTGAACTCACGACGAGCCAAGAGACTGTCCTGCAGGAGCTGGCTCGGCAGTATCACCAGCATGGCGAGCCAGTAAAAGGAAAGGAGATCGGGGAACGGATCGGACGGTGTGCAGGAACGGTGAGAAACCAGATGCAGAGCCTGAAACGTCTTGGTCTAGTTGAGGGGGTACCAGGTCCGGACGGCGGCTACGAACCGACCACAAAGACACTGGAAATACTCGGAATGAAATCCCCAGAGAAAGGTACAATCGTCCCTGTGTTCAAGAACGGTGACCCAGTCAAAGATGCAAGCGTTATCCGCATCGATATGTCTGCCGTCTATCATCCGACCACCTGTCGGGCGGAGCTACAGGTGACGGGCGAAGTCGATACGTTCGAGCGAGGAGATCGGATCACAGTCGGCCCCATGCCCGTGTCCGGACTCAGGCTTACCGGAACTTTCTCCGGCACTGACAGTACTGGTACCAAGCTGATGGTATCTATCGAAGAAATGGACACTGAGTGATGGCTCACTCTTCGCCGACGCTTATGACCTTCAGCAGCGAGTAGACCGGAATCCCTTCGATCTCGTCGATCCCCTGTTTATCGGCCAGTACGATGCAGGCGACAGGCTCTCCACCTTCATCTTCTATCGCCTCGACAGTTTCTCGCATCGTGGTTCCGCTGGTAATGGTATCGTCGACGATGTAACACTCGCGGTCTCGAATCTGGGCGAAGTTTCTAGAGAAGGTTCCACCGAGATCTTCGATATCGCCCTCTTCCCACTGGTGCTTTCGCGGTGCGTACGTCCCCAGATCGGTATCGAGTTCGGCCGCAACTGTCGTCGCGAGTGGAGCCCCTGCTTTTTCTATACCGATCGTGAGGTCGACGTCGTCGCCGTGTTTAGCGAGCATATCAGCCATCACCGCACCCATGTGGGTGAGCCGGTTACTATCACGCCCGATCGCGCTCCAGTCGACGTGAATATCGGCCGGGCCGCCAGCCGCCTGTGATGGGGCGGTCGTGTCGGCTGTCTCCGATCCTGCGCCGCTCCGCTCGACCAGCCAGCTCGCCGTCTCCCGCGAGACGTTCAACTCGTCCGCAATCTCTCCCTTCGAGAGACCGCGGTCCGCGAGCTCCGCGGAGCTCTCGATGAGATCGTCAACGTTTTTCATACCTCTCCGTTCGGGACCTGTTTTTATAAAGACTGCGAGAGGGTAGCCTATCGACCAGGGTGTTTCAGCGTGGGCAAAAACGGTGGCGGCGAGTTCACTCGATCCGCGATAATTCCGTTCTCTTCGGATTCCAGGCCGAAGAGGACTCCTCCCTATTGCTCCTCGTCGCTGTCGTCAACATCCTCGAAGTCGGCGTCAACGAACTCCTCGCCCTCGGCGTCGGCACCGGGACCGGCAGCGCCACCGGGACCGCCCGCCGCTCCGCCCATGCCGCCGGGACCTGCCGCACCGGCCTGAGCTTCCTGCTGGTACATTTGCTTGCCGATCTCCTGAAGCGCGTCGCTCAGACTCTCGGTTGCGTCCTCGTACTCCTCTTTGCCGGCGTCTTCGTCTTCGAGCGCCGCCTCTACGTTCTCTATCTCGGCCTCGATATCCTCGACCAGCGCCTCGTCGAGATCTTCCTCGTTCTCTTCGAGAAGGGTGTTCGCACGCTGGATGGACTCCTCGGCGGCGTTACGGGCCTCGATTCGCTCGCGGCGTTCCTGGTCCTCCTCGGCGTGCTGGGCCGCCTCCTGTTGCATCCGTTCGATTTCCTCGTCGGAGAGGCCAGCACCGCCCTCGATCGTGATCTCCTCGGCGTTACCGGAGCCTTTGTCCTCGGCCTGTACGTTGACGATACCGTTCTCGTCGATGCTGAAGCCGACCTCGATCTGGGGGGTTCCGGCGGGCGCTGGCGGGATCCCTGTCAGGTGGAACTCGCCGAGCATCTCGTTTTCGTTTGCGATCTCGCGTTCACCCTGGAAGACGCGCACCTGTACGGATGTCTGGTTGTCAGCGGCCGTGGTGAATATCTTCGACTCCTCCGTGGGAATCGTCGTGTTCTTCTCGATGAGTCGCTCGAAGAGGCCGCCTTTGACCTCGATACCGAGCGAGAGTGGCGTCACGTCGAGCAGGACGATATCGTCGACCTCGCCTCCGAGCACACCACCCTGGATCGCCGCGCCGAGTGCGACTGCCTCGTCGGGATTGACGTTCTTTTTCGGCTCCTTGCCGGTCATCTCCTCGACTTTCTCCTGGACCTGCGGCATCCGCGTGGAGCCACCAACCATGAGCACTTCGTCGATATCGTCTTTGGATTTGCCAGCGTCGTCGAGGGCCTGCTCGGTCGGCTCAACAGTTCGTTCGACCAGATCGGCAGTCAGGGACTCGAATTTCGCACGCGTAAGACTCTCCTCTAGGTGTACCGGGCCGCTGTCGGTGGCCGTGATGAACGGGAGATTGATCTCGGTTTCTTTGCGCGAGGAGAGCTCGATCTTGGCCTCCTCGGCAGCGTCTTTCAGCCGCTGGAGCGCCTGTCGGTCCTCAGTGAGATCGATCCCGTGTTCGTTCTCGAACTCCTCGGCTAGCCAGTCGATGATCGCGTGGTCCCAGTCGTCACCACCGAGATCGTTGTCCCCGTTAGTGGCGACGACCTCGTAGACGCCACCACCGAGGTCGAGAATCGAGACGTCGAACGTTCCGCCACCGAGGTCGTAGACGAGGACAGTCTGATCCCGATCCTCGTCGATCCCGTAGGCCATCGACGCGGCGGTCGGCTCGTTGACGATGCGTTCGACCTCGAAGCCAGCGATCTCGCCGGCGTCCTTGGTCGCCTGACGCTGGCGGTCGCTGAAGTACGCCGGGACAGTGATAACGGCCTTCTCGATCTCGTCGCCGAGATACTCCTCGGCGTCGTGTTTGATCTTCTGGAGGATCATCGCCGAGACCTGCTCTGGCGTATACTCCTCGTCGTCGATCTGGACAGTATAGTCCTCCTCGCCCATGTGGCGCTTGATCGACTCGATCGTCCGGTCGGGGTTCTGGATCGCCTGATTCTTCGCCGGTTTACCGACGAGTCGCTCGCCGTCATCCGTGAAGGAGACCGCAGAGGGCGTCGTTCGTTCCCCCTCCCCGTTTACGATAATCTCGGGATCTCCGCCTTCCATGACCGCGAACGCGCTGTTCGTCGTACCGAGGTCGATACCGAGAATCTTGTTACTGGCCATCTTGCAAGAGGATTGTAGGCTGTTCCGTATAAACCTTTCTACACACCGAGATGCGAACGAATTAAAACCAACGGTAGCGGCCACGATGCCGTGGTTTTCATTCCGGTTCGAGCTCTTCTTTTATTGTGCATTCGGGACTCCATCCGGGGTGAGCACACTGCCGATTACCTCTCACGGCCAGATCGTTACTCGTCGTTGTCGTCGTCCGGCTCCCCGGTTTCCGGATCCGCCTTGACGTCTTCTTCTGGCTCGTCCCCTTCGTCGTCTTCATCGCTTTCTTCCTCCTCCCCTTCGACGTCCTCCTCCTGACCTTCATCGTCATCGGCTTCGTCTTCTTCGGCGTCGTCCGCTGGTTCATCTCGTTCTGCGTCGTCGCCTTCACCGTCTACTTCGCTGTCCGTTTCCTGCCTTTCGTCGTCCTCGGCTCCCTCCGCCTCAGCGCCTTCGCTTTCGGCATCCGACTCAGTATCTTCGGGTTCGGCATCGTCGCCAGCGCTTTCGGCGTCTTGCTCCTCGACGTCCCCGTCTTCTGTGTCCGTTTCGGCATCTTCGTCATCGGTATCATCGGTTTCCTCGGCTTCGGCTTCAGCACCGGTGCTGACGGTGACCTGTGCCGACTGGATCAGTTTGTCCGCGATCTCGTAGCCGGGGCGGTACAGCTCCGAGACGGTCCCCTCTGGCTCGTCGCTGTCGACCCGCATCATCACTTCGTGTTTGTTCGGGTCGACCTCTGCGCCGGGCTCCGGCTCGATCGGCGAGACGTTCTCGTCTTCGAGGATCCGATCGAACGATTTGAGCGTCATCTCGACGCCCTCACGGATGCTCTCGACGTTGTCGTGGTCCTGATCCGCGGCCCGCAGCAAGTTGTCCCGCACCTCGACCAGCCGCTCGACGAGATCCTCGGCCGCGCGCTCTTTGATCCGTTCTTTCTCTCGCTCCTGACGCTGCTTGTAGTTCTGGAACTCCGCTTGCTTCTGTTTGAGGCGCTCCTCCAGATCGTCGATCGTTGCCTCGCGCTCGTCGAGGTCCGCCCGAGCGTCCTCCAGTTCAGCCTCGGTTTCGGCCAGTTCGTCCTGTGTCGATTCGAGGGCGTCCTCTAGTTCGTCGACCGCCCCGTTGAGCTGGATGGCGATCTCGGCCAGCGACTTCACCTCCTGGCCGAGCTCCGGATCCCGGTCGGCGACCTGTGCGACCAGATCCTCCCGGATCTGTAACTCGACGTCCTCCTCCGGATCCGGCGCGACGGCCTCGGCTCCCTCGTCTTCGGTCATGGCCGGTACAAGCCGTCCGGCAAGTATAAGGGTTCAGGAAACCGGTCGCCGCGACCACTTTCGGGACCGTTTTTGTAGCCTCCGTGTCTACGCGGGGACGTGACGACGAGACTCGGCTTCGAGGACGGGACGATCCAGTTGACCGGCGAGGACGTCGCTAACCTGCCGGACGTCGAGTACGACCCGCGCTCGGAGACCTATCGCGCGCCGGGACATCGGTACGCGGCGCTCCGTGACGCCCTCGACGAGCGGGGCGAAGACGTCGAGGACGACGTGCTGAACCTCACAGCCGTCCCTGATCTGTCGTCGAGCTACCAGCTCCGCGAGTACCAGCGCGACGCGCTCGACGCCTGGGAGGGGGCCGATCGCCGCGGCGTCCTCGAACTCCCCACGGGGAGCGGGAAGACGGTCATCGGCGTCGCCGCCATCGCGGCCCTGTCGACGCCGACGCTCGTCGTCGTGCCGACGATCGACCTGCTGGAGCAGTGGCGTGACGAACTCGCCGAGGAGTTTCCCGACGTGAGGCTCGGCCAGCTGGGCGGCGGGGTCCAGCAGGTCGGCCCGCTGACGGTCGCCACCTACGACTCGGCGTATCTCCGGGCGGGCGAGATCGGCGGCCGGTTCGGGCTGGTCGTCTTCGACGAGGTGCACCACCTCGGCGGGGAGGGCTTCAGACAGATAGCCCGCCTGCTGGCCGCGCCAGCGCGGCTCGGTCTCACTGCAACGTTCGAGCGCCCGGACGACGCTCACGAGGTCGTCGAGACGCTCGTGGGCGAGGTCGTCTACTCGCTCGAACCGGACGATCTGGCTGGCGAGCACCTCGCAGCCTACGAGGTCAAGCGCCGATCGGTCGAGCTCCCGCCCGACGAACGTGCCGAGTACGATGACCAGCAGGGAACCTTTACGGACTATCTCAAACGCTCGAACATCCAGCTCCGGAGCGGCAGCGACTATCAGGAGCTCGTCAAGCGCTCGGGACGTGATCCGGAGGCGCGTGAAGCCTTGCTGGCGAAACAGCGCGCCCGCGAAATCATGATGAGTAGCGAGGCGAAAGTCGATGCACTCGCGGATATTCTCGATCGCCACCGCGGCGAACGCACGATCGTCTTTACCGCCCACAACGACTTTGCCTACCGGATCGCCGACCGATTTCTGATTCCACCCATCACTCACCGGACGTCGACAGGAGAGCGCCGTGAGATCCTCGATCGGTTCCGCGAGGGCGAGTACACACGCGTCGTCACGTCGAACGTACTTGACGAGGGGATCGACGTCCCCGATGCCAGCGTCGCTGTGGTCCTCTCGGGCAGCGGCAGCGAGCGCGAGTTCACCCAGCGCCTCGGCCGGATCCTGCGCCCCAGCGAGGAGAGCGACCGTGCCCTGCTGTACGAGGTAGTTGCTCGGGATACTGCAGAGGAAGGTGTGTCCAACCGGCGAAAATGAGCTAGTTCGCTGTTAGCTATTTCCCACAGCCTGTGGAGATATAACACGATGGCAACCGAGCACACGGACACGCTCGAACCGCTTGACATGTGGATCGACGTGGACGGTCGACACCTCCACTACATTACGGCGGGCAGCGGGTCGACTCCTGTCGTGTTCCTGCACGGCGGTATCGTCGACGCGGCGACGCTCTCGTGGGGGGGCTCGATCGCACCGTTTGCCGACGAGCGCCGCGTTATCGCACTCGATCTGCCGGGCTATGGAAGCAGCAGCAGCCCGGAGAC harbors:
- the dnaK gene encoding molecular chaperone DnaK — encoded protein: MASNKILGIDLGTTNSAFAVMEGGDPEIIVNGEGERTTPSAVSFTDDGERLVGKPAKNQAIQNPDRTIESIKRHMGEEDYTVQIDDEEYTPEQVSAMILQKIKHDAEEYLGDEIEKAVITVPAYFSDRQRQATKDAGEIAGFEVERIVNEPTAASMAYGIDEDRDQTVLVYDLGGGTFDVSILDLGGGVYEVVATNGDNDLGGDDWDHAIIDWLAEEFENEHGIDLTEDRQALQRLKDAAEEAKIELSSRKETEINLPFITATDSGPVHLEESLTRAKFESLTADLVERTVEPTEQALDDAGKSKDDIDEVLMVGGSTRMPQVQEKVEEMTGKEPKKNVNPDEAVALGAAIQGGVLGGEVDDIVLLDVTPLSLGIEVKGGLFERLIEKNTTIPTEESKIFTTAADNQTSVQVRVFQGEREIANENEMLGEFHLTGIPPAPAGTPQIEVGFSIDENGIVNVQAEDKGSGNAEEITIEGGAGLSDEEIERMQQEAAQHAEEDQERRERIEARNAAEESIQRANTLLEENEEDLDEALVEDIEAEIENVEAALEDEDAGKEEYEDATESLSDALQEIGKQMYQQEAQAGAAGPGGMGGAAGGPGGAAGPGADAEGEEFVDADFEDVDDSDEEQ
- the dhaK gene encoding dihydroxyacetone kinase subunit DhaK, with the protein product MKKLINDPEDVVDEMLDGMVAAYPDRLRRLDDAEVLVRADAPVDGKVGIVSGGGSGHEPTHGGFIGDGMLDGAAAGEVFTSPTADQLGSMIEACDGGEGVLAVVKNYEGDVMNFDTAAEMAGMEGVDVSQVVVNDDVAVEDSLYTSGRRGVAGTILVHKAAGAKAAEGADLDEVTRVAEKVIDNVATMGTALTSCITPDKGEPTFDLGEDEIELGIGIHGEPGTERTDIMSADEITEHLTENVLDDLDLDDGQEVVTIVNGMGGTPLMELFVVNKRLQELIDDHGLETWDAWVGDYMTSLDMDGASITVCAVDDELKELLSAPADTPGLTVTE
- a CDS encoding DUF7110 family protein, with the protein product MSTDNSSHVYRLHSTLELPLEDVHDFFDDPSLPDGIDDVDITRRNNTLILKAVATDKSLSKYTPTAQLKASVTENRVYEEPEEVRRRKSGPQWGDEEEDEPESELVEFAAFKGDRETVLQNTTLQYEMFQVLCEIAKESEKGTLTAITERDGDLEATRIVDGDPRPSSIEVVEGAGDNDSNGGGVNWRDNKFISE
- a CDS encoding GNAT family N-acetyltransferase → MTDFRSLPAEDRQQFRSMLRYAFTPERGPLDAAETESEETELFDRYGLYDDNTLVSGCKLYTPEARIRDEITTIGGLGAVATLPEFRGKGYGRQLCLQVLSEYRKRGIGLVALWPFSTPFYRRMGWGTANKVTRYELPPRALPMADTAGRMRRIDGDDWKELRAVERRSSGDRSLALRRSETWWRERTLANWTGDGAPFCYGYERDGQLQGYLVYTVGDDDKRTLTVSGFVAADEEAYRALFDFLSGHGAQIERIVGERALGTDLLSRVEDPAAIDCTVEPGPMVRLTDVEALEAIEWPAEEIECTLAVSDPLVADNEGVFELSVSDGRASIDRVADSVNGQSTGTADATIGIGTLSQLAVGTYGLDEARRLGDLRILDESVRTALGAVFEPRAVGLREFF
- the grpE gene encoding nucleotide exchange factor GrpE — its product is MTEDEGAEAVAPDPEEDVELQIREDLVAQVADRDPELGQEVKSLAEIAIQLNGAVDELEDALESTQDELAETEAELEDARADLDEREATIDDLEERLKQKQAEFQNYKQRQEREKERIKERAAEDLVERLVEVRDNLLRAADQDHDNVESIREGVEMTLKSFDRILEDENVSPIEPEPGAEVDPNKHEVMMRVDSDEPEGTVSELYRPGYEIADKLIQSAQVTVSTGAEAEAEETDDTDDEDAETDTEDGDVEEQDAESAGDDAEPEDTESDAESEGAEAEGAEDDERQETDSEVDGEGDDAERDEPADDAEEDEADDDEGQEEDVEGEEEESDEDDEGDEPEEDVKADPETGEPDDDNDE
- the dhaL gene encoding dihydroxyacetone kinase subunit DhaL, with translation MSDTERQREAVVEALENVTARLDEEKSHLTDLDSAIGDADHGANMTRGFRKANEKVQDMDEADPAELVKTIGVTLVSEVGGASGPLYGGSIMSASQAFSEEGITAETSVAFAEAYLEKVQDRGGAEIGSKTMVDALTPAVHTYKKSIETDDLEPLEALAKAVDAAERGVEFTTPIRAKKGRASYLGWRSVGHQDPGATSTLYIMEELLATAQTYLNGEVEATAEAETAPEEMPDEVAEGEEE
- a CDS encoding DEAD/DEAH box helicase, with translation MTTRLGFEDGTIQLTGEDVANLPDVEYDPRSETYRAPGHRYAALRDALDERGEDVEDDVLNLTAVPDLSSSYQLREYQRDALDAWEGADRRGVLELPTGSGKTVIGVAAIAALSTPTLVVVPTIDLLEQWRDELAEEFPDVRLGQLGGGVQQVGPLTVATYDSAYLRAGEIGGRFGLVVFDEVHHLGGEGFRQIARLLAAPARLGLTATFERPDDAHEVVETLVGEVVYSLEPDDLAGEHLAAYEVKRRSVELPPDERAEYDDQQGTFTDYLKRSNIQLRSGSDYQELVKRSGRDPEAREALLAKQRAREIMMSSEAKVDALADILDRHRGERTIVFTAHNDFAYRIADRFLIPPITHRTSTGERREILDRFREGEYTRVVTSNVLDEGIDVPDASVAVVLSGSGSEREFTQRLGRILRPSEESDRALLYEVVARDTAEEGVSNRRK
- the gfcR gene encoding transcriptional regulator GfcR; protein product: MKNVDDLIESSAELADRGLSKGEIADELNVSRETASWLVERSGAGSETADTTAPSQAAGGPADIHVDWSAIGRDSNRLTHMGAVMADMLAKHGDDVDLTIGIEKAGAPLATTVAAELDTDLGTYAPRKHQWEEGDIEDLGGTFSRNFAQIRDRECYIVDDTITSGTTMRETVEAIEDEGGEPVACIVLADKQGIDEIEGIPVYSLLKVISVGEE
- the dhaM gene encoding dihydroxyacetone kinase phosphoryl donor subunit DhaM produces the protein MIGLVVVSHSARAAEGVCEVAQEMAGDARIEAAGGEDDGLGTDAGRIREAIERADDGDGVVVLVDLGSAVMNAELAIEMSDAEVRIADAPVLEGAVNAGVETTSGKATLDSVVERAEEAREYRKLD
- a CDS encoding bifunctional 4-hydroxy-2-oxoglutarate aldolase/2-dehydro-3-deoxy-phosphogluconate aldolase — its product is MSTHENMQQLVDSGVIAVLRGVDEADVEQVAEALIEGGVTTLEVTADTPGAIDMIGDLAAAYEDREDVLIGAGTVLDAETARSALLAGAEFVVCPSFHEDVVETCNRYGAVVAPGVATPTEAIEAYETGADLVKLFPASDLGASYLGSIKGPLGQIPIVPTGGIGPDNAGEFIEAGACAVGAGGSLIDAEAIEAGKYDVLTENAEALVAAVEDAR
- a CDS encoding HTH domain-containing protein, giving the protein MSVLDSSRSPGPIELTTSQETVLQELARQYHQHGEPVKGKEIGERIGRCAGTVRNQMQSLKRLGLVEGVPGPDGGYEPTTKTLEILGMKSPEKGTIVPVFKNGDPVKDASVIRIDMSAVYHPTTCRAELQVTGEVDTFERGDRITVGPMPVSGLRLTGTFSGTDSTGTKLMVSIEEMDTE